CAGCGTTGCTCAATACATTAATCATGCATGCCTAGTTTTCATTTTTGGCACACGgggcgggggtggggggagtGAAGAGAAACTCGCTCGTTTCTCACACTGCCTCCTGTCAGCCATGGGTGCCCCGGGACGACACACGCTCTGGACCCTGTGCGTCTGCTTTGCGGCCCTTCAGACAAGTGAGTTCACTTCTCTTATAATCCAACTTCATATGCTCACTTTTGATTGTAGAGTGCATTTATTAagtattttgttgtattttttttgggcAATTTTACTACAGTATTTAATCAGACATGCAAGAAAACCTTCATGATTGCTTTTACGCTGATTCCGAATCTGcactatttttttcttcaagcacatcaggttttcaaaatattaataataacagaaTGTAATAATTagtaatatttatgaattaagggTTAGGTTCAGCAGCAGGTGGATTCTTctcaaacacatgcacacacacacactgtaaaaTCCTGTTCCTAATATTGTGGTGTTGTCACATGACATAGTTAAGTCCAAACTTTAGCATTAGCTTAGCAGTGGATAATATTATATGCTGCATGCACAAACAAATGTTTGAGAGCAAGTGGGTTGTTTTTCCACTCCGCCTGCGATTGGTTTTGGCTCCACGTCAGTGCTGTCCAGTTCAATTAAAAActcacgcacgcaaacacacgcacgcaagcgcacgcacaaacacacgcacacacacacacttacacacgcgTACGCACTCACACATGTAAATGGGTGAGAGTGAAAAGTTAGAAAGGTTTCTCACACTCACCACTACGTTATCGTCATTATGAAGGCAATGGGATACTACGATccgtgttgatcactgccatctagtggttgtAACAAGCATTTTGCATAACAAGCAAttctccattcattcatttcttGCCTGAGATGCTTTGAGGGTGACCATGAGAGAATCCACGGTGGAGGTGGTCCGAGGGGATTACGTCATCCTGCCCTGCTCCTTCTTCACCTCCAGCCCCCTCTCCCGACTCAACATAATCTGGACCATGGCTCCTTTCTCCAGTCCGGAATCCCCCATTCAGGTCTACACACGCACTTTATTCTTAGTTTTCCTGGAAGAAATTGTGACATCATGATTCCAAGAGCAAGAATTCCTTCCAGGTGATCGTGTATGACCACGGCCAGATTATAGAAGACCCCTCCCTCATTGGCAGGGTGGGCTTTACAGGTATAGCAatgatttagtttttttaaaacaaggaTTAGACAAACCAACTAAAAGAAGGTGACCCACTTGCTTGGAAGGTATCCCATGGAGTGCAGACATCATGGTGAACGACACTCATGTGTCGGACGCTGGGATTTATCGCTGCATGGTCAACAACCCTCCAGAAACGGCAGATCCCGGCATAGGAGAACTGCAGCTCactgttttaggtacatttagaTACACATTTTTACTTCTCATGTTAACAACAATGTTAATCTGCTGATTGCGCCAACAGTGGCACCATCGCTGCCCGCGTGCCAGTGGGACGGCGACACAGACGCGGGGGGTAGCGTCACGTTGTCCTGCTCGGTTGCCGAGGGCATTCCCACTCCGGAGATCCACTGGGATAAACTCAACCCAGAGGAAATTTCACTTCCTATCAACATGGAGGGTCAGAATTTGATCTTTACTCTATACAAAATGAGTTCTTCGATTTAATGTCGGTGTCAGCAATTTTATGCCACCCTTGAATGGTAATTTTTAGAGAAGAGAGCCCTTAGCCTTGAAGGTGGGGGTGAtacaactaaaataaaataaacaccatTTTACTTTTGTGGAAAATTGAGGCCACCAAAGTCACCACCTTCAAACAAAGTGAATTTAGCCCAGAGATTCGAAATGGTTATGTAGGTCAAACAAAATTTATTCAAAATTTTGCCAACCAATTGCTAATTAAAATGGGCATAATTTAAAAGCTGGCGTAGGCTAGAGTGACCATATTTTGATTTTCCCAATAAAGGATGCTCAACCCATTTTTGAGATACCGATATGATACTaaaaaacccaaacaacatgccgACGTTATAAATAATAGCACCATCTTTCACACAATGGTTCTTACCATCTTTTCAGTGTAATAATGTAAATAACAAATCAGTCGTGTCGCAAGGATATTAATTTAACAAATAAAGAAACTCACCTCATTATTTATATCATATTTAGATTTTCCCTCGTTGTTTTCTTGTCCATTCTGTTCTGGAATAAAGGAAGTTTGTCAACTTTCCAGATAAACTCTActcatagcttttttttttttttagtgttgaaTTGGTTAAATGCAACGGCACTTGCACGCTTGCAATTGCAGCGGTAAGCGTAAGAGTCGTCCTTACTTGCAATATTGCTTGTTATCTTCTTTTCCGGGTCCCTCCCAGTGTCTACGTCACACACACCTGTAACGGTAGTGTACCCCGCATGATATAAAAAAGTCCTCTCAAATGTCATGCAAAACATCAGTCAAATTAAACACATGCTAATTGAGGGTGTGGACATATCCGGGCAAAACAAGATGTTTGGTCATCTTAACGTTGCCCAGGTGAAATGGGTCAAATTCAATGCCATTTGTCCAATCCTATAGAAACATTGCCATCTAGCGGAAAGAAAGCGCAATTGCGGTCTAGGAAGCGCAACTTTGGTGTTGTCTATATCGAATACATTACTGAAAATGTATTGATTATTTCCTAGGCGAGCTGTCGGGTTCAGTCCAGATTGTCAATGTGTCCTCACAAACATCCGGCCTGTATCGTTGCTCCGCTTCCAACGTCCTTGGGACGGAGAACTGCTACGTCAACCTGTCCGTCTTCAGCGGTGAccaccacttttttttccctccctctcATAATCCAAAATCCATATACACTGATATGCTTTTGATAACTGTCAGCGGTGGCAGGGAATTCCTCAGGCATCCTGCAGGGGGTGCTGCTGACTTTGTCCATGAGCCTGATGCTGCTGGCCCTGCTGGTGCTCATGACGTGGCTTCATCGTACAGGCCAGGACGGCCGATGGAGGCTctccaaggaggaggaggatgaggagggctACAATGAGATCCGCTATACTCCATCCTTGATGAAGCGCTCCTTTGTGTAAGACATTTTAGTAACATGACATGctgctttttaaataaattcTCCAAATTATGACTGccatttcatttttcattttaagagAATAGTCACTAACACTTCAGATATAGAGGGACACTAGAGGCCCCAACATTCCAACTATACTTTAGATTTAAGGACGTTGTTTGACTCTGGAGAAggaaagacaaatacaaactagAGCACTCAAGCTGCAAACAAAGACACAAAAATCTTTAATTTAAATAGAAGggaaaaaatcatttaaaaaactgTACAGAACATTGAACATTGACTTAAATAAAGATTCCCCTGTgagtaaaactaaaataaaaagatggagatgggatacaaataaaaaaagaaaggaaaaacagAACCAAATCTTCCCAAATTGCACATTTCAAATGTGACGCTAAACGGACTTAGTGTCTTAAACGGAAAATAACCCAGAATTTCCAATCATAATAAAATAggtttatatttttaaatatatatttatatatgaaaCATGCTGTACATAGTTGCAGAGATTACGAAatccctttttattttatttcaactgACACCCGGCTCTGACCACCGTTTTGTGCTTTGCTTTCTCTGAGCAAAGTaaggaagaaagaaaagttCAACTGGCTGCTGCTGtttcataaaaagaaaaaatgttaaGACGGCTACTTGGGGATTTCAGTGGGAGAATGATAGCCACCACCAATCTACTTTGAATTTGGGCGGCTTGCCACAGTTTGATCATTCTGCAGGGTCTTATTTTGTATTCTACTGCATTATCTGATCACTGAGGTCAATCCAGAGTGAGGCAGAGTGCAAGACGGGGAAGAAACCCAACATAAAGTGACTTCTTCGTGTACTTccagttacacacacacacacacacacacacacacacacacacacacacacacacacacacacgcaggagcCCCTGTTGAGATGACACAATTGTAACACTGGTTTgaagaagggatgacaaaacaaaaaacgcaAGTTGCCAATTTAACATCAGCACATGATACAAATGAATCCCAAATATGAAAGACCGTTTTCCTCCAATAAATATTTATCCTTTGTTTTCAGTTTTTATCCTTTAGTTCCAACTAAAACGCTGGATTCAAGCAGTAGTAGTGGTGACTCTGTTAGCTAGTTAGTAGTAGCGGGGGATGCAGAAGCAGTAGTCGAGTAGGAGCGACAAGGAAGCAGACCCCTTTGCCCCCTCCCATCCTCCTTATTGGATGCGATGCGGGCTGGCGGGTGTCTCCAATTGACTGGCGCGACACCGACGCCTCCATCTTCAagtagagaagaaaaaaaaaatctccaaatagaaaaaaaaaaaaaagtttgtgatCAACACAATTTCTCAAGCTGGACTCAGAGGCTGTAAACAAGCGGCATGAGCACCGTGCGCTGGCCGGGGGAGGAGATGCACCATAAAAACGGTTGGCTGCTGAAATTTCAATTCTGTTCCTCTGGACTGAACACCGGCGAGAACTTCTGAGTTGGGAGAAAAACTGAACAAGGCTTCTCGTGGTCTCCACACAGTCAAAGCTGATCTTCCATGTTCCAGTTTATAAAAATAATTGTTGAgcaaaggaaagaaaaagatcCTTGGAATTGCACTGGCCTTCCTGGCCTTTTAGCACACATACActcatgtacacacacaaacacacacacacgcgcagcgCATCTGAGCCTCACTAAGATGACTTTGGGAGTAGCGTCATGAGTTGATGTGGAACATGCTTTAAGACCGCATCGTGTTTTGTGAATCCATGTAGAATAAACATTGATATAATGAGTCTTGATGGGGGCGTGGGGGTGCCGTCCAGTGTGCTGTTACCCAaaagggggaagggggggggggggggggggtgtcaataaTCAGCGCAGGTGCTCAAGTAAAGGCAACTCTGTGGATTGGTCAGGCGGCGTGGTGGTGTCTCCTGCTGGCAGCAGGCAGGATTCCACCGCCCGCGTTGCTCCCAGCGGATCTTGTGTGGGACTGGCTTCCTGTGGGGGGCCCGGGGGCAGCGGCTGATTTATATCACAAAGAGCAACAAGTCAGCATGTGACCTAATTCAAAATGAATTATTTCGTGATAAGTCATTTTGTTAGTGTTCCTCACCTGCGTGCGTATGGTGTGGACGCTTGCTCCATCACCCTCCGCTCCCGCCGGACCGTTAAAGCCCTTTCTGCTGGAAAAACTCCACTTCCCAAAATGGCTCTCAAAGTGGAGCATGTTGCCCTGGGCGAGGCCAGCCCGCTGGCCCGCCCTGTGGCTCGAGTTGTCCAGGAAGCTGGCAGGGCAGATGCACTCGGGCACCGGCAGAGACGGCGGCGCCACGGAGCCGCTGAAGGAGAGTTGCGAGTTGGACAGTTGCTGACCCAGCAGGCCCTGGATGGAGGATGTGCGTTGGAGGGATGAGAGCAGGCTTGCTTCTATTCTGCCCTCTGATTGGCTGAGTAGAGCCAGTGGGAGTGGTTGGGGATGGTGAGGCCAGTTTTGTGTTGGGCCGACTGGATTGTCCGTACCTGgtggacaaaaacaacaattacaCCCTGAGCATTGCTTTCTTGATTCTGTATTTTCTTACATCTTATTTATCTAGTGCTCATTATTTTCTGCTTCAGCTACTAAGGAGTTGGAGAAAATAGAGCGTTTTACCCAATGAGGGCTGTATGGTGGTGATGTGAGGCTGGGGAAGGCCAGAGGCTGGTGTGCTCTGCGCGGTGTGGATGGCGGCGTTGGTCGTGATGGAGGTGGAACCGCCACCGCAGTCCGAGTCCTCGATGTTTCCGCCGCTGTTGCAACCGGCGCCGCATCCTTTCTGCATCCTGGAGACAAGCCAACTTGTCACGCTCACAGCCATGGGAAGTCTTTGGGTCCAAAACAGTCGAGGGTACCTGTCCCAGCTATTGATGAGCCAATTGTAGATGTTGTGGGGGCTGACAGGTCCCCCCCACACGGAGCGCAGCTGACCATGTCCACCGGCGTACGACGTGGTGAGGGGGGACACGTAGATGGGGTAGCCGATGGGTTGGTCGCACGACGAGTTGATCATGTTCCTCAGGGCCTGTTTGGCGTTCTGAATGCTGCCGCGCTCTGGGTTGCGGTTGCGCAGGAAGACCAGCTCCTGCTGTTGCCCCGCCCACAGCCCACGCACACATTCTCTGTTTACCTGTAGGGGGAGCATAAGGTTGGTCAGGAGTGTTTGTCTGAAAATTTGCCTGAGCTGCGCTCCCACAATGGACATAAGTGTAAGTACAGATTAGAGGAAGGATGTACAACCTTGATGACCCGGAAGCTGAGGAACCTTTTGTTCAACATGATGATTTTGTACTCATCGCTGCCGTCGTCCATGATATGACGCAGCGCCAAAAGTGATGGCATGTTGGCGAGGATGGCGCTGCGCCAAACGGGGTCGCCCTCGTGCGATATCAACATTTTCTCCTCGTTGGTGGTGATGGCGTCATATAGCACCGTGGGGTCTTCATACTCATCCGGGGATGTGAAGTGGTCCTGCGGGAGAGCGCGACAAAATGTAAGCCTGTGAAGATGTTGCCTGGTGCTCAGTGAAGCGTTACCTGATGCAACTTGAGGGACATCCGCACACCGGGCGCCACAACTCGATTCAACAGGTCCATATCTGCAAAGACCCACTCGTCCCGTGGAGATGTGATGCGAAAGTCTCCCTTGAAGAGCGCGTGGAGGCCGTAGAGGAATGGCTCCAAGCTGGCAAAAGCAGAGCAGGTTATGGACAGTTGCACTAGACAAGCATCAAAGCAACTTTAGTCCAGTCCGAGATGGAGCTCTCACCTTGCAGACATGCTGTGGGAGGCAGTGCCCAAGGCTCTTCTTCCAAGGATACACAATCCAAAGCATAGACTGACCAGAGGAGAATCTCTATCACTAGTCACAGGCTGCAACTCAAAAGTAGAAATTAAAGAATCTCTAATAACATATTACAAGTGGTTGGACGTAAAGCCTGTGCAGAGACAAACCGTTTGCCGCCTGCTGTTGCAATACTGAATCCAGTCCACATAAATCATGCAGAAGGAGGAGGGTGTGATCCCGGAGGCCCTGTGGTCGTAGTCCTCGTCGATGTTCAGGTTGAAGGTGGGGTCGCTGTCGACGTAGTTGGGTCCGAGACATGGCCGCAGTGCCTCCTGAATTGCCTCGTTAGCCAACCACTCCTCCAATTTAGGCGATCGGCTCACGTAGTAAATGATGCTCTGTTggagaaaacaaatattaaccaTCCATAGTTAAAATATTGATTGTTAATCTAAGATTTATCTTGTCAGTTGTGGAATCTGCTTGATCCAAGTATTTGTTCCCGACTTTATTTCACCTCGGGTCTTGAAATCAATGGAACCATAATGGCTTTTACTCCTCACAGAGAGTGCAATTAATTCAGTCGTGACTACTTTGCTTCCTGTAGAaatcaaaacaggaagtaaacaaGCAAGGAAAGCCAAATTTGGTGTTGGACTACTTTGACAATAACAAACAGCAACCTTTGTTGGTCATATTTCAACACGGCATCCAATTATAACCTAAACCGGCTGGTTCAATTGTAATGAGACTCCACGGTCCTCCCTCCACTTTCTGGACATCTCACCTTGACATAGTACGTGATGAGAATCTTGCGAAGATCAAACACTTGCAGCATGGAGGCGGCGTTGTTGTCACTGATGCTGTAACCCTCCAGCACGTACTTGGTGGCCGCCACTTCCCAGGCGAGCCAGCGCTGTCCGAAGGCGGCGTTGAACGACAGCATGTGAGGCAGGTGACCCGgctcgcagcagcagcagccctcgtcctcctccacgCCTTCTGTGATGGCTTCGACTTCTCTTTGCTGACAGTAGGTGCCTGCAGGGAGTAGATGTAAAATGCATTAGGAGCTGAATCAAAATCCTGATATAATCATTCAGAGTAACTATATAAACATATAATGTGTGGGAGGGGCAAAAGTAGGTCATTTTCTAAACTGCTGACCTCTAAACTCGAGACCCCTCAGCTGGAAGGTGACCAGGCCATTGCCGATCTCGATAATATGCACCAATGCGTTGAGGTAGTCTGAGGCGAGAATGAAGCAGTCGCCCGTGTTGTAGTTGCCCCAGCGTCCGAGCAGCAGATCTCCACACAGGCTGTGCTGCAGCGAACGTGTCAGGTGCTCGTAGAAAATGGAGTTCAGGTTGTTATCGTCGGCACCTGGCAGGAAATGGGGCCACCAGCATAGCAATAATTACATATCACTTCAACAATGTTGACAAAAAAGAGGCGGAGACATGATAATACCTGGATTACGGTCCAGCTGAGTGGCAAGTCTGGTGTTGGAGTGGTCAACTCGCTTGGTGCTAACAAGACAGAATTTGCACAAAAGTTTATTTTCAATCAATGCATTAttcaatgaattaaaaaaaaaatatatatattacaggACTCTTGAGAAAGTAAATGCTAGGTGGACAAATTGAAAAACAGAGTGCTGTACCACATGTGAGTGAAATAAAACTGCAGAGTTTTCAACCACATACTTGTAGTCCCGCTCCCAGAATTTAACAGGCCTGGTGTATGAGGTGACAAACACAGCGCTGCCCAGGACTGGATTGAGAGGGGTTGAAAAGATGGCTGAAAAGATGGCTTGCACAAAGAGCACAGCAGAGTCTGCAGAGAAATTGAGTTAAGGGGCATCTGGTGAGGAAGTGTAACAATCATTTGCGTGGGATCGGATTTAAGGATACGTGGCACCGCGAAGGGCTGGGCAAAGGCGTGGAAAGCCGAGCCCCACGTGATCTGCCAGGGAGCGATGTAAGTCAATACGAAGCGTAACTTATACAACAGGTCCCACATCTGAGAAATCAAATAAGAATGCGTTGTTACGTCATTTCATTTTAGGCTTTATGATTGATGCCGTGCAAACCGACCTTGCTGAAAAGAATGGACATGAAATAGTAGTCAATCAAGAAAGTCTCCGAGAAGTGTGGGTAGTCAAAGTGGAAGAAGAGCGTGGTGAAGCACAGCGTGACGTACTGCTGCGACGGGGCGCAGAAGGATGAACGCAGCAGCTTCATGCCCGCCACTGAGATGAAGAGCGCTCGGCTACTGGAAGACAAGTCAAGAGGACATGATgagaaattgtgcattaaaaaaaatcctccagaCACATTCTAAAACCAGTAATGTTTTTCTAAGCCAATTAAATGAGAAGAACACTAGTTGGGGATTACTGACGTCATTAAATTCATTTTGCCCCTCTTAGTATAATGCACAGCAGTTGAGTGGCTCCAGCAACCACAGCCAAGGACCTCTTGTCGTGACTTACTAGATGTCCAGCTCTTTATGGTTCTGGCCAACGGCACGAGCTTCTGTCGTGAGGGAATTGAGCACCACCGCCGGGTAGATGAAGTACTTCTCCACACACTGAAGCCATGCATAAAGCTTCTCGAACCACATGAGCTGTGCAGCATCTGGCGAACAAACAGAAATAAATGCAAGGCGTGACACCCAGAGAGTTGATTTTTCTCGGGGTGATTAAATCAGTTTGTGACATTTCAAGGTGCTCTCACACTGCCGGTGTTATTTTtacactaacaaaaaaaaaaaaaaaaagtaccgaaATCCAACCGAACAAGCTCTACTGCAACTTCTCAAAATGTCAAGCAAGTTCAACAGTAAGAAGAAAAATAACTGAATTTAGTACTGGCGCACAGTGAAAATCCCAGGGAGCTGATGAGAGGTTAAATGCATTTCTCAACAGCACTTCAACTTGAGACCTTGCCGGTTTTTATTTAATCCTCAGTGATGCCTCTGGAGGGAGAAGCTGATAATGGCTCTTTCATTTTACAGTGACATGAGCTCGAGCGGATGAAGAGCAATGAGACGCTCACCTCGGACTTCGAACTGACTGTACTCTTTGGATCGGAGCACAGGGTGAGCCAGGCAGAACCATGGAAGCTGTTTGCGCAGCTGAGGCAGGAGATAGTGAGTAATAAAGCCGACAACTCCCGCCAGGATATATAAGACAAAGCTGAGCGCAGGCTGTGGGGGCAAAAAGCACAGAGAAGAATAAGTGAGCACTTGTCGGCAAATGGCGTGAAGAAAAGTGGCCGGATAATGTCCTTAACTTGTACTAACCTGTAGTGCAATGAAAACCGTGCTGGCACTGATGGCAAAAGTGATCACAGCCATGAGGGGACACATGACAAGGTCTGAATGAAGAATTTCTTTCTGCGGAGGGGAAGGCAAAACGCTTTTAAGTGAAGGACATTCTGAAATCAGATGTGTGGCGTTTAGGAAGATTTGTACCACAGAGTTGCGGAGCTTCTCTGGAAGAGGATCCTTGATCTCCACAGGGGGATCTTCTGGTGTACGATTCTCCAGCTCGGGGAGTAATTTGGATCGGACCAATGACCTGAGCGCCGGGGGGAAGGTGAGAGTTAGATACAGAATTTAGATGCACAGTAGTAAAGTCGAAATCAAAGTCTAAATAATGACTCTGAAGCAAGATACCGACCAGAGGATGGTGGGATCGCTACTTTGGCGACTCAGGTGGTAGGACAAGGCGAGCAGCAGGCCGCAAAATACAGAGAAGAGTACTGGCACATGGGCGTCCCCCCACGGTGCCTTTTAGTGGGAAGAAAACACAGACCTCTGCTGCATCAGGTTTCAATGTTTTAACATGGTATTGAACAAGTATTCATGTTGCGCTTACATTTATGGCACCCAGACAAAATCCATACAGCAGAGCGGCCACCAGCACGCTGCGTATGAGGCTGAACAGAGACGAGAGTGGGCTGGTGGTGGCTGAGGAGAAAAGAGTGAGTGGATCAATGCAGCCCAAACATGCGGTTCAAGCGACCCATCTAATAAAGCAAAACGAATACACGGTGAATGCTAAAGAGCCACGGTCTTACCCGTTCCACCAAAAATGTGCATGTCGATCTGCTCCAACAGACACATGATAAAAGTATTGACCTGAGGTAGCAAGCCAAACAGGAAGATGACCGGAAAACACAAGGCCAAGACtgtgggggggtaaaaaaaagaataggaTTCAACGgtgcttctttttttaaatttcaaagtAAAGTGTTAAGATTTACCCAGGAGCATATCTCGGACACAAAGCAGGAAATGTGCAGAAAAGAACGTGACGCCATAGAGGGAGAATGGTTGCAGGCTGCCAGAACGGCCGGATAAATCAAAGATCCAGATCATCACGCAGCACAAGCAGAAGTAAACAGGCCGACTGTACACAATGATCCAGTTATGACCCTGTTTCACAACAGATAGGGaagtaaataaatcatcacAACCAGGTGACACGGAAAAAATCTGAAAGCGGGAGGGCAAACCCAATTACTCACATGCATGGGAGAGGCTGCGTCTGGTTGCACACTCTGAAAAAATAGTTTCAAGAAAATGACTGGCTTGCATACAGAAAATAAGATCCCGGTACATTTACTTCAGAGATTCGCATACCTTCAATAAGGAGTATTGGCAACTTGCAATGACCAGGCAGAACTGGAAGACCCAGATGTCCCTGAAAAAGCCCTGGAGCAACAGTTGGAAGCCCAGGAAGGCCACCAGACTGGCCAGCACCACAGCAAACACGTTTTCTCCCACACGGCGGTTCCTGATGACAGGATCGGgtttcattttgaaatattgCATCATGTCGGTTCACGTGCAAAGCCTTACCTGTCCAACAAGGCCAGAAGCGCTAAGCGATCATAACGGACCCTGAGCCACTTCCCAGGCAGAACCCAAAAGCGATAATACTGTTTGGGTTTAGCCTTCTCCTCGATCATCAGCGTGTTCTCTTGGGACTCCTGCAGAGACTCGTGATCCAGGTCGAACTGGAGATAGGTTGAGAAGCAGATCATGAGTTCTAGGGGACGCTTATACTGAAGgaaaattaagaaaaataaaagtttaCCTC
The nucleotide sequence above comes from Syngnathus scovelli strain Florida chromosome 15, RoL_Ssco_1.2, whole genome shotgun sequence. Encoded proteins:
- the LOC125982584 gene encoding pecanex-like protein 3 isoform X2, which encodes MGSQALQILRQGVWASLTGGWYVDPHQSTFSNCFHLYLWIFLLAFPFLLYMAFPASLVIAGLYSAAVAIFFTTIKVVNYRLHAMFDLGEIIEKKQASLTPDVPRTEDGDEGSGGHDGSQPRDAGVEMTVFRKVNSTPPVRCSSQHSLFGLNQVSEFLPQLEDSGGTKDIKELMREQGSNNVIVTSAHREMLRQGSQDTIRGPSMVQSCIAAALGGNFPGLIGLSGAASGFGEPGEYLSVPPSPSSQEDGGEKEPLQQVEVPQKIPEDNGLAYSPLGPSAESGSLGDTPLSPLIKSSLSEELSENLLGLGLDPVVFVPGTEYPGCRSGVALAAGSTDSCFSGGGGATDRETLSTVSSYRSEKTDSTQLESPSFSQPKLTDGPASTTMPTTGAKVTTAAGVPAGQDGSDTDNLSDSVLLRSPCKDISPSQALDRTLVEGDDLPSDMIAQAPAFHNSSPSSSGHSDICDLDRAAPVPPLPPPRQATSVPSGLALGSVCSEPSLPISSTPFLLSDQAAQQVVRPKDLKLLRASGSSVGHKPGRRKAPRRRAGAGSNSFDCGSYRRHHNHRQHRDYIPVRNKLGAKAYSESLFEDSSDEDDGSDMSAASSLGSQRRYSSDEDSSSSTSCYSPELANAGAALQLPPAAQPPTPREGDLAEPAGPSHSRAAQRSSSTASAKTHARVLSMDGAGSSQNSTAAPPAALQTMPSTSTPAPRTLTVSKSDLEARTIHIDCFPVSHPHRLDSLGGSWTGNQMGWRAGELTEEGAVGGALSLDNGKNDSVSSVKRTQAIRRRHNAGTNPTPPPSTMGSPPSLQDLQRARTSSHSRTRTLPSALQFASSLLLPRSGIHEASTFDDTSEGAVHYFFDESGVKRSYTFGPAGGGYEDPVQERERQSQSSSFTSTEVQEGAPVLSMLQPRPVVLQGMQVRRVPLEMPEFDLDHESLQESQENTLMIEEKAKPKQYYRFWVLPGKWLRVRYDRLALLALLDRNRRVGENVFAVVLASLVAFLGFQLLLQGFFRDIWVFQFCLVIASCQYSLLKSVQPDAASPMHGHNWIIVYSRPVYFCLCCVMIWIFDLSGRSGSLQPFSLYGVTFFSAHFLLCVRDMLLVLALCFPVIFLFGLLPQVNTFIMCLLEQIDMHIFGGTATTSPLSSLFSLIRSVLVAALLYGFCLGAINAPWGDAHVPVLFSVFCGLLLALSYHLSRQSSDPTILWSLVRSKLLPELENRTPEDPPVEIKDPLPEKLRNSVKEILHSDLVMCPLMAVITFAISASTVFIALQPALSFVLYILAGVVGFITHYLLPQLRKQLPWFCLAHPVLRSKEYSQFEVRDAAQLMWFEKLYAWLQCVEKYFIYPAVVLNSLTTEARAVGQNHKELDIYRALFISVAGMKLLRSSFCAPSQQYVTLCFTTLFFHFDYPHFSETFLIDYYFMSILFSKMWDLLYKLRFVLTYIAPWQITWGSAFHAFAQPFAVPHSAVLFVQAIFSAIFSTPLNPVLGSAVFVTSYTRPVKFWERDYNTKRVDHSNTRLATQLDRNPGADDNNLNSIFYEHLTRSLQHSLCGDLLLGRWGNYNTGDCFILASDYLNALVHIIEIGNGLVTFQLRGLEFRGTYCQQREVEAITEGVEEDEGCCCCEPGHLPHMLSFNAAFGQRWLAWEVAATKYVLEGYSISDNNAASMLQVFDLRKILITYYVKSIIYYVSRSPKLEEWLANEAIQEALRPCLGPNYVDSDPTFNLNIDEDYDHRASGITPSSFCMIYVDWIQYCNSRRQTPVTSDRDSPLVSLCFGLCILGRRALGTASHSMSASLEPFLYGLHALFKGDFRITSPRDEWVFADMDLLNRVVAPGVRMSLKLHQDHFTSPDEYEDPTVLYDAITTNEEKMLISHEGDPVWRSAILANMPSLLALRHIMDDGSDEYKIIMLNKRFLSFRVIKVNRECVRGLWAGQQQELVFLRNRNPERGSIQNAKQALRNMINSSCDQPIGYPIYVSPLTTSYAGGHGQLRSVWGGPVSPHNIYNWLINSWDRMQKGCGAGCNSGGNIEDSDCGGGSTSITTNAAIHTAQSTPASGLPQPHITTIQPSLGTDNPVGPTQNWPHHPQPLPLALLSQSEGRIEASLLSSLQRTSSIQGLLGQQLSNSQLSFSGSVAPPSLPVPECICPASFLDNSSHRAGQRAGLAQGNMLHFESHFGKWSFSSRKGFNGPAGAEGDGASVHTIRTQPLPPGPPQEASPTQDPLGATRAVESCLLPAGDTTTPPDQSTELPLLEHLR